The Xenorhabdus doucetiae genome has a window encoding:
- the eco gene encoding serine protease inhibitor ecotin, with protein sequence MKNYLFPLAALMVSTSVFADKKLEDIAPYPAPSENMARSVIELPQKEHENNYMVELVIGKEMKVDCNHHWFGGNLATKTLEGWGYDYYVLNNVTGPASTKMACPTQEKTTRFVQVQLGKDAFVRYNSKLPVVVYTPKTMTVKYRIWQAHDEVKTSVIE encoded by the coding sequence ATGAAAAACTATTTATTCCCTTTAGCAGCATTGATGGTCTCGACTTCTGTTTTTGCGGACAAAAAACTTGAAGATATCGCCCCGTATCCTGCGCCTTCTGAAAACATGGCCCGTAGTGTGATTGAATTGCCGCAGAAAGAGCATGAAAACAACTACATGGTTGAGTTAGTGATTGGCAAGGAGATGAAGGTGGATTGTAATCACCACTGGTTTGGCGGTAATTTGGCGACAAAAACGCTGGAAGGATGGGGGTATGATTATTACGTGCTAAATAATGTTACCGGCCCCGCTTCAACCAAAATGGCTTGTCCGACTCAAGAAAAAACAACGCGCTTTGTTCAGGTTCAGTTAGGTAAAGATGCGTTTGTACGTTATAACAGTAAATTACCTGTCGTCGTCTATACGCCAAAAACGATGACTGTTAAATATCGTATTTGGCAGGCTCACGATGAGGTAAAGACCTCCGTCATTGAATAA
- a CDS encoding YdcH family protein — protein MFPEYRDLVSNLKSSHPRFQSLFEKHHQLDHEITQLEGPNGAGYNDKVVRLKKEKLHVKDEMQRILQEEYQSQKWK, from the coding sequence ATGTTTCCAGAATATCGTGATTTAGTATCCAACTTAAAATCATCTCATCCCCGTTTCCAATCCCTGTTTGAAAAACATCACCAACTTGACCACGAGATAACCCAACTTGAAGGCCCTAATGGAGCCGGCTACAACGATAAAGTTGTGCGCCTGAAAAAAGAAAAACTACACGTCAAAGATGAAATGCAAAGGATTTTGCAGGAAGAATATCAGAGCCAGAAGTGGAAGTGA
- a CDS encoding ogr/Delta-like zinc finger family protein — protein MIKCPLCGQSAHTRSSFEHSSQTKERYNQCQNINCGATFVSHETFVRFISKPGEVQNVTPHPRAKTKRQPRQKAAAVQ, from the coding sequence ATGATTAAGTGTCCTCTGTGTGGTCAGTCAGCGCATACTCGTAGCAGCTTTGAGCATTCAAGCCAAACAAAGGAGCGCTATAACCAATGTCAGAATATCAATTGTGGAGCAACGTTCGTCAGCCATGAAACCTTTGTACGTTTCATTTCTAAGCCGGGTGAAGTCCAGAATGTCACGCCGCATCCAAGGGCAAAAACCAAGAGACAACCTCGCCAGAAAGCTGCTGCCGTGCAGTAA